One genomic window of Bacillus mycoides includes the following:
- a CDS encoding Ppx/GppA family phosphatase gives MFQKFDNERVRSLKEILKLQYAIIDIGSNTMRLVIYEKQSGGFYKEIENTKVVARLRNYLVNGVLSEEGIEVLLQTLFQFQESTRFHKLHHVLCVATATIRQAENQDEIKKLVEGQTDFTLRVLSEYEEARYGYLAVMNSTSFSEGITVDIGGGSTEVTYFRNREILEYHSFPFGALSLKQQFIQGDIPTTEELEEIKNYLWYQFRTLPWLIDKELPLIAIGGSARNMVKIHQNLICYPIAGLHLYKMKEEDIKHVKEELKELSFIELQKMEGLAKDRADTIIPAIEVFHMLVNLIEAPAFVLSKKGLREGVFYEELAKDLGIFYYPNVVEESLYLLSYEYEMDMEFVIQLIKQGTLICKQLEGAGLISMSEKDWEIFHQAAKVFNIGKYIDEEASRLHTFYLLANKTIDGMMHKDRVRLALIASYKSKMLFKQHLAPFEGWFDKSEQKKIRLLGAVLQFSAALNVRQRALVETISITESKEGLTFRIVCEQSALAEKVQAEKQKKQLERVLKTNINLLFESGC, from the coding sequence ATGTTTCAGAAATTTGATAATGAAAGAGTGAGAAGTTTGAAAGAAATATTAAAACTACAATATGCCATTATAGACATTGGTTCTAATACAATGCGTTTAGTTATTTATGAAAAACAAAGCGGGGGTTTTTATAAAGAGATTGAAAATACGAAAGTGGTCGCTAGGTTAAGAAATTATTTAGTAAATGGTGTATTAAGTGAAGAAGGAATAGAAGTATTATTACAAACATTATTTCAATTTCAAGAAAGTACACGATTCCATAAGTTACATCATGTACTTTGCGTTGCAACGGCAACAATTAGACAGGCTGAGAATCAAGATGAAATTAAAAAACTTGTTGAAGGGCAAACAGATTTTACTCTTAGAGTTTTATCAGAATATGAAGAAGCACGCTACGGTTACTTAGCAGTTATGAATTCCACTTCATTTTCAGAAGGAATTACAGTTGATATTGGTGGGGGGAGTACAGAAGTTACATACTTTCGAAATAGAGAAATTTTAGAATATCATAGCTTTCCTTTTGGAGCACTTTCTTTAAAGCAACAATTTATTCAAGGTGATATTCCTACTACAGAAGAGTTAGAGGAAATAAAAAACTATTTATGGTATCAATTTCGAACGCTACCATGGTTAATCGATAAAGAATTACCCCTTATCGCAATTGGGGGGAGTGCGAGGAATATGGTGAAAATCCATCAAAATTTAATTTGTTATCCTATAGCTGGATTACATTTATACAAAATGAAAGAAGAAGATATTAAACATGTAAAAGAGGAATTAAAAGAATTGTCGTTCATAGAGCTTCAAAAGATGGAGGGGTTAGCGAAAGATCGAGCAGATACAATTATTCCAGCGATCGAAGTCTTTCATATGCTTGTTAACCTTATAGAGGCACCGGCATTTGTATTGAGTAAAAAAGGATTAAGAGAAGGTGTTTTTTACGAAGAATTAGCGAAAGATTTGGGGATTTTTTACTATCCGAACGTAGTAGAAGAAAGTTTATATTTATTATCATATGAATACGAAATGGATATGGAATTTGTAATTCAACTTATTAAACAAGGAACATTGATTTGTAAACAACTTGAAGGAGCAGGACTTATTTCTATGTCGGAAAAAGACTGGGAAATATTCCATCAAGCGGCGAAAGTATTTAATATAGGGAAGTACATTGATGAAGAAGCGAGCCGTTTACATACGTTTTATTTACTAGCGAATAAAACAATTGATGGTATGATGCATAAAGATCGAGTTAGATTAGCACTTATTGCTTCATACAAATCAAAAATGTTATTTAAACAACATTTAGCCCCATTTGAAGGGTGGTTTGATAAAAGTGAACAAAAAAAAATCCGGTTATTAGGAGCTGTTTTGCAATTTTCAGCCGCTTTAAATGTGAGACAAAGAGCGCTTGTTGAAACGATATCTATAACAGAAAGTAAAGAAGGATTAACATTTAGAATTGTATGTGAGCAATCGGCATTAGCGGAAAAAGTGCAAGCTGAAAAACAAAAAAAGCAATTAGAAAGAGTATTGAAAACGAATATTAACTTATTATTCGAATCAGGATGTTAA
- a CDS encoding YkyB family protein: protein MKPSQPQSQLHNQHSINRLAQSIFVVNRHAKAATNPKYLYWLKKTALERLITEKKAIKEGLHFSRNPRFSQQQSDVLIRLGDYFFHIPPTKDDFRTLPHLGHLESSYRNPKTTLSLTIAKKTLQDYIGPEALKQEKKLSEAVPWYSRTYTKK from the coding sequence ATGAAACCTTCACAACCCCAATCTCAATTACATAATCAACATTCTATTAATAGACTAGCTCAATCTATTTTCGTTGTGAATCGTCATGCTAAAGCTGCAACTAACCCTAAGTACTTATATTGGTTAAAAAAGACTGCTTTAGAACGCTTAATTACTGAAAAAAAGGCTATCAAAGAAGGATTACATTTTTCTAGAAACCCACGTTTTAGTCAACAACAATCCGATGTTCTTATACGTTTAGGTGATTATTTTTTCCATATCCCTCCTACGAAAGATGATTTTCGCACCCTACCGCATCTTGGTCACCTTGAATCCTCCTATCGAAATCCGAAAACAACCCTATCTTTAACAATAGCAAAAAAAACACTTCAAGATTATATTGGTCCTGAAGCATTAAAACAAGAAAAAAAATTAAGCGAAGCAGTTCCATGGTATAGCCGTACCTATACAAAAAAATAA
- a CDS encoding YkyA family protein, with translation MLKYNKLAIVTALSMTLLAGCFGPKPEEELYVAFENAAKQEKTMFEDAKKLESLEKEGQVLYNQIVQEGKDNNQAVKDKLDQAVKNTAEREKVLIKEKEALNKAQEEVKSADKHVKKIEDNKLKDQADKVKSTYEKRHDSFQKMYDSYNKSLKQEKELYTMLQDKGTKLKDISEKVKLVNQAYKDIETEKDKFNEYTKSYNTEKVAFYKQANIKIKEDKK, from the coding sequence ATGTTGAAATATAATAAATTAGCAATTGTAACTGCATTATCAATGACTTTACTAGCTGGTTGTTTCGGCCCAAAACCAGAAGAGGAGCTATATGTTGCATTTGAAAATGCTGCCAAGCAAGAAAAAACAATGTTTGAAGATGCGAAAAAATTAGAGTCATTAGAGAAAGAGGGGCAAGTATTATATAATCAAATTGTCCAAGAAGGAAAAGATAATAATCAGGCTGTTAAGGATAAGCTTGATCAAGCGGTGAAAAATACAGCTGAACGAGAAAAGGTTCTTATTAAAGAAAAAGAGGCGTTAAATAAAGCGCAAGAAGAAGTGAAGTCAGCTGATAAGCATGTGAAGAAAATTGAAGATAATAAATTAAAAGACCAGGCGGATAAAGTAAAGAGTACTTATGAGAAACGACATGATTCATTCCAAAAGATGTACGATAGCTATAATAAATCTTTAAAGCAAGAAAAAGAATTATATACAATGCTACAAGATAAAGGTACAAAATTAAAAGATATTAGCGAGAAAGTAAAGTTAGTAAACCAAGCATATAAAGATATTGAGACAGAAAAAGATAAGTTTAATGAATATACGAAATCATATAATACAGAAAAAGTTGCATTCTATAAACAAGCGAATATTAAAATTAAGGAAGATAAAAAATAA
- a CDS encoding diguanylate cyclase domain-containing protein — MKYKGKISGLLLGNTVAVTEWIALQDVITKLDSRSFYTVFIIYILQMILSCYFGHWYDKRESGRMNTEVGGMASNDFVVDFFGKLAALSERDSRNITVYILSVKEWEGLKDTVQEKRLEVLVQKLEHTIVKTIRKGDVVTKWDENKYVIVVIDNGYEKSTITNRLIKNIQNEIANDLLSVTLLFGAASYPIEGKTFEDLFRKAQNQLYNYRNLQSHE, encoded by the coding sequence ATGAAATATAAAGGGAAAATAAGTGGATTACTACTTGGGAATACAGTGGCAGTTACAGAATGGATTGCGCTGCAGGACGTAATTACAAAACTGGATTCGCGATCATTTTATACCGTCTTTATTATTTATATATTGCAAATGATACTAAGCTGCTATTTTGGACATTGGTATGATAAAAGAGAGAGTGGGCGTATGAATACGGAAGTAGGAGGAATGGCAAGCAACGATTTTGTTGTTGATTTTTTTGGGAAATTAGCTGCTTTATCGGAACGAGATTCTCGTAATATTACAGTGTACATTCTTTCTGTAAAAGAATGGGAAGGATTAAAAGACACAGTGCAAGAAAAAAGGTTGGAAGTGTTAGTGCAAAAATTGGAACATACCATTGTAAAGACAATTCGAAAAGGTGATGTCGTTACTAAATGGGATGAAAATAAGTATGTTATTGTAGTGATTGATAATGGCTATGAAAAGTCAACAATAACAAATCGATTAATCAAAAATATTCAAAATGAAATAGCGAATGATTTATTAAGTGTCACACTGTTATTTGGAGCGGCAAGTTATCCGATAGAAGGGAAAACTTTTGAAGATTTGTTTAGAAAGGCACAAAATCAATTGTATAATTATAGAAACTTGCAAAGTCATGAATGA
- a CDS encoding phage holin, whose product MLQKENLLDIMRLLAGFLLSLKLLFNSFGINFITNDQIDALVNVISFLFILYFGYKNNYVGKKGVEQKKLLKKHNLH is encoded by the coding sequence ATGCTTCAAAAAGAAAATCTATTAGATATTATGCGCTTACTAGCTGGCTTTTTATTATCATTAAAATTACTATTTAACTCTTTCGGAATAAACTTCATTACAAACGATCAAATTGACGCTCTAGTAAATGTTATTTCATTTCTATTCATTCTATATTTTGGATACAAAAATAACTATGTTGGAAAAAAAGGAGTGGAACAAAAGAAATTACTCAAGAAGCACAATCTTCATTAA